The Neobacillus sp. OS1-2 genome includes a window with the following:
- a CDS encoding amino acid ABC transporter substrate-binding protein, translating into MKKLTVIFALLLSFMVVMSACGKDDNAEKKNDNKTAEKADKDLLAKVKDEGKLVIGTEGTYSPFTFHDPSGKLTGFDVELAEEVAKRLGVKAEFKETQWDAIFAGLDAKRFDMIANQVGIRPDRQEKYDFSDPYITSAAVLIASKDNDNVKSFEDMKGLNSAQSLTSNYADIAKKNGANIVGVDGFQQAVELLAQKRVDVTVNDKIAFLDYTKQKPDAPIKIVATADDASTSGFMFRKKNDTLVDAVNKALKDMVDDGTYKKISEKWFGVDVLK; encoded by the coding sequence ATGAAAAAACTAACGGTTATTTTTGCCTTATTATTAAGCTTTATGGTTGTAATGTCAGCATGTGGTAAGGATGATAATGCTGAGAAAAAGAATGATAACAAAACAGCTGAAAAGGCTGACAAGGATTTATTGGCGAAGGTAAAAGATGAAGGAAAACTTGTCATTGGGACAGAAGGTACATACTCTCCTTTCACCTTCCATGATCCAAGCGGAAAGCTTACCGGATTTGATGTAGAGCTTGCCGAAGAAGTAGCAAAACGTTTAGGCGTGAAGGCAGAGTTCAAGGAAACACAATGGGATGCCATCTTTGCCGGACTTGATGCAAAGCGTTTCGATATGATTGCCAACCAGGTGGGAATTCGCCCAGACCGCCAAGAAAAATATGATTTCTCTGATCCGTATATTACGTCTGCGGCTGTTCTAATTGCTTCAAAGGACAATGATAATGTGAAATCATTTGAGGACATGAAGGGGTTAAATTCAGCACAATCGTTAACAAGTAACTATGCAGATATTGCGAAAAAGAACGGTGCCAATATTGTGGGTGTCGATGGTTTCCAACAAGCGGTTGAACTGCTTGCGCAAAAACGTGTTGACGTCACGGTCAATGATAAAATTGCCTTTTTAGACTATACAAAACAAAAGCCTGATGCACCAATCAAGATTGTGGCTACAGCTGATGATGCGTCGACAAGTGGCTTTATGTTCAGAAAGAAAAATGACACTCTTGTAGATGCTGTTAATAAAGCATTGAAAGACATGGTCGATGATGGCACATACAAAAAAATCTCTGAGAAATGGTTTGGTGTAGATGTACTTAAATAG
- the nadE gene encoding ammonia-dependent NAD(+) synthetase, with amino-acid sequence MSLQAQIMKDLHVKSNIQPQEEIRMRIDFLKNYLLKTKANGYVLGVSGGQDSTLAGRLAQMAVEELREAGTEALFIAVRLPYGVQQDEEDAKLSLAFIRADRETSFNIKAAVDEVQSEYDQSYDGSPLSDYHKGNVKARMRMIAQYAIGGMEGLLVIGTDHAAEAVTGFYTKYGDGGADVLPLTGLTKRQGKALLKELGADERLYLKVPTADLLDQKPGQADETELGITYDELDDYLEGKPVSKEVAEKVEKRYLLTEHKRNMPASLFDEWWQ; translated from the coding sequence ATGAGCTTACAAGCACAGATTATGAAGGATTTACATGTCAAATCAAATATTCAGCCGCAAGAAGAAATTCGAATGCGAATTGACTTTTTAAAAAATTATCTGTTAAAAACGAAGGCAAATGGGTATGTATTAGGTGTCAGTGGCGGACAGGACTCGACACTTGCGGGTCGTCTGGCACAAATGGCTGTGGAGGAATTGCGGGAGGCAGGAACAGAAGCCTTGTTTATTGCGGTTCGACTTCCCTACGGCGTTCAACAGGATGAGGAAGATGCGAAACTGTCGCTAGCTTTTATCCGAGCTGATCGTGAAACAAGCTTTAATATTAAAGCAGCTGTCGATGAGGTGCAAAGCGAATATGACCAGAGTTATGATGGCAGCCCGTTAAGCGATTATCATAAAGGCAATGTCAAGGCAAGGATGAGAATGATTGCTCAATATGCCATTGGCGGTATGGAAGGACTGCTTGTGATCGGGACAGACCATGCGGCGGAGGCGGTTACCGGCTTCTATACAAAGTATGGCGATGGCGGAGCTGACGTCCTGCCATTGACAGGCTTAACGAAACGGCAGGGCAAAGCATTGCTGAAAGAGCTGGGAGCAGATGAACGTTTATATTTAAAGGTTCCGACAGCGGACTTGCTTGATCAGAAACCGGGGCAAGCGGATGAAACTGAATTGGGGATCACCTATGATGAACTTGATGATTATCTCGAAGGTAAACCTGTTTCCAAAGAAGTGGCGGAAAAGGTTGAAAAACGCTATCTCCTAACGGAACATAAGCGGAATATGCCTGCCAGTTTGTTTGATGAATGGTGGCAATAA
- a CDS encoding acyl-CoA thioesterase: MEAKTCNESRVVRTSRIFPNDVNNHNTLFGGKLISDIDMIASISAVRHSRAECVTASIDSVDFLSPITPKDSVCIETFVTSTGSSSMEIFVKVIAENLISGDRKIAATAFLTFVALDDNGKPTKVPGIIPETDEEKKLHETGKERAEKRKVHRKSSKELAMVFTTHKPWE; the protein is encoded by the coding sequence GTGGAAGCAAAAACATGTAATGAATCAAGAGTTGTGAGAACGAGCAGGATTTTTCCAAACGATGTAAATAATCATAATACTTTGTTTGGCGGGAAGTTAATTAGCGATATTGATATGATTGCCTCTATTTCGGCAGTAAGGCATTCTAGAGCGGAATGTGTAACAGCCTCGATTGATTCTGTCGATTTCTTGAGTCCAATCACACCAAAGGACTCTGTTTGCATTGAAACCTTTGTTACATCGACGGGTTCTTCCTCCATGGAGATTTTCGTCAAAGTTATTGCAGAAAATCTCATTTCCGGTGATCGAAAAATTGCCGCTACTGCCTTTTTAACCTTTGTCGCGTTAGATGATAATGGAAAGCCAACAAAGGTTCCTGGCATCATCCCTGAAACCGACGAAGAGAAAAAGCTTCATGAAACCGGTAAGGAACGAGCGGAGAAACGAAAAGTGCATCGAAAGAGCAGTAAAGAGTTAGCGATGGTTTTTACTACTCATAAGCCTTGGGAATAA
- a CDS encoding DUF3231 family protein yields MAVYNNRLSSAEIGGLWATYLQENMAVCLITYFLHHNQDEEVKKILRHAFDISDGHVKQITTIFTEEGIPIPDGFTEKDLDLTVPPLFYDMFGLSFIYSMSRMSMISTGFITTSVVRKDIQELFVKMIQEFSLLYKESTTIMLSKGIYDRPPMVPYPKEVEYVEKLSYLSGFGKKRPLNVAEITELFFNTKRNYFSILLCMGLLQVVKDKEIHSYIEEGKKISEKQIKTFNDIFMKEELLGNISTDMEVTDSTVSPFSDRLVVTLFHSLNAIDITLIGHALSLSMRTDLTAYYQKYIVDILVYSAKGFDILVDRGWAQEPPHAPSRRDLQRLK; encoded by the coding sequence GTGGCAGTATATAATAATAGACTATCTAGTGCAGAGATTGGTGGTTTATGGGCAACCTATCTGCAGGAAAATATGGCTGTTTGTTTAATTACCTATTTTCTCCACCACAATCAAGATGAAGAGGTAAAAAAGATCTTACGGCATGCCTTTGATATTTCCGATGGTCATGTAAAGCAAATTACGACTATTTTTACGGAGGAAGGCATCCCCATCCCTGATGGATTTACGGAAAAGGATCTGGATTTGACAGTGCCGCCATTATTTTATGATATGTTCGGCCTAAGCTTTATTTATTCGATGTCGCGTATGAGTATGATTAGCACGGGATTTATTACCACAAGTGTTGTACGTAAAGATATTCAGGAATTATTTGTAAAAATGATTCAGGAATTTTCGCTGTTATATAAGGAGTCTACAACCATAATGCTTTCAAAAGGAATCTATGATCGCCCGCCGATGGTTCCTTATCCTAAAGAAGTGGAATACGTAGAAAAACTTTCTTATTTAAGTGGTTTTGGGAAAAAGCGACCATTAAATGTCGCTGAGATAACCGAACTTTTCTTCAATACGAAACGGAATTACTTTTCGATTTTATTATGTATGGGTTTGCTTCAGGTGGTAAAAGACAAGGAGATTCATTCATATATTGAAGAGGGTAAAAAGATTTCGGAAAAACAAATTAAAACGTTTAATGATATATTCATGAAGGAAGAACTGCTTGGTAATATTTCGACCGATATGGAAGTGACGGATTCAACGGTTTCACCTTTTTCTGATAGGCTTGTGGTCACACTGTTTCATTCGTTAAACGCGATTGATATTACGTTGATTGGACATGCATTATCATTGTCCATGAGAACGGACCTTACCGCTTATTATCAGAAGTATATTGTAGATATTTTGGTTTACTCGGCAAAGGGTTTTGATATTTTGGTTGACCGTGGTTGGGCGCAAGAACCGCCCCATGCACCTAGTAGAAGAGATCTTCAGCGTTTGAAATAG
- a CDS encoding cation diffusion facilitator family transporter → MGELIQLLKRGNKSAMLAAIINTIISIIKGVAFMFTGNVAMFAETMHSLGDAANQFFVFIGSALSKKAPTEKFPNGFGRLVNLVLLGAVLIVGIMAFETIKEGWHHTIHPTKSGGFLINILVLAVSTMLETVVLFKAMKEILHDIDVKASGLSVFTKSFANLGRAKPATKLVFMEDLVASAGGLLAILAVVIAHYTNIHQLEGIASMLIGGMMFFVVGKVFLDNAAGVIGQADEEMENIIGTMVMADPDVKDIQDITVIKEGEDLHVELEIEIDPNLTVAAADDIKDRLEEKIMAEKGVVDVTIEIDEEDGVMTWKSRGESPAE, encoded by the coding sequence GTGGGAGAATTAATACAGCTTTTGAAGCGGGGAAATAAATCGGCCATGCTTGCCGCCATTATTAATACAATTATTTCGATCATTAAAGGTGTAGCCTTTATGTTTACAGGCAACGTTGCGATGTTTGCCGAAACGATGCATAGTCTCGGGGATGCGGCGAATCAGTTTTTTGTGTTTATCGGCTCCGCCTTAAGTAAAAAGGCACCAACGGAGAAATTTCCTAATGGATTTGGTCGCTTGGTTAATTTAGTCCTTTTAGGGGCAGTCTTGATTGTCGGCATTATGGCTTTTGAAACGATAAAAGAAGGCTGGCATCATACTATCCATCCGACAAAGTCTGGCGGGTTTTTAATTAATATTCTTGTTCTAGCTGTGTCGACGATGCTTGAAACGGTTGTCTTGTTTAAGGCAATGAAAGAAATTTTACATGATATTGACGTCAAAGCAAGTGGTTTGAGTGTGTTTACAAAAAGCTTTGCAAATTTGGGTAGAGCGAAGCCGGCGACGAAGCTTGTGTTTATGGAGGATCTTGTGGCTTCCGCGGGTGGGTTACTAGCAATCCTTGCTGTCGTGATTGCTCACTATACAAACATTCATCAATTAGAGGGGATTGCCTCAATGTTGATTGGCGGAATGATGTTCTTTGTAGTAGGAAAGGTCTTTTTAGACAATGCTGCCGGGGTGATTGGTCAGGCGGATGAGGAGATGGAAAACATAATTGGGACGATGGTTATGGCAGATCCTGATGTTAAGGATATTCAAGACATCACCGTCATTAAAGAAGGAGAAGACTTGCACGTAGAATTGGAAATTGAGATCGACCCAAATCTAACAGTCGCTGCGGCCGATGATATTAAAGATCGACTGGAAGAAAAAATCATGGCGGAAAAAGGGGTTGTGGATGTCACGATTGAGATTGATGAAGAAGATGGTGTGATGACGTGGAAAAGCCGCGGTGAATCGCCGGCAGAATAG
- a CDS encoding DNA alkylation repair protein: MTVEEIMWKLAELGSEQTKKTFINHGAHGSLFGVKVGDLKKLVKYVKKDQDLALALYNTGNSDAMYLAGLSVNPKLMTKKTLQDWVSHANWYMLAEYTVAWVAAESPFALELARDWMKSDIEMTAVAGWSTYANYLSITPDEKLDLEEIRTLLHQVETTIHGEKNRVRYVMNGFVISVGGYVTALHQEATRVGEKIGKVHVDVGKTACKVPLATEYIKKMELRDKIGVKKKTCIC; this comes from the coding sequence ATGACGGTTGAGGAAATCATGTGGAAGCTGGCAGAGTTGGGGTCGGAACAAACCAAGAAGACATTTATCAACCATGGTGCACATGGATCGTTATTCGGAGTGAAGGTAGGCGATTTAAAAAAGCTGGTAAAGTACGTGAAAAAGGATCAAGATTTAGCATTAGCACTATACAATACTGGTAATTCCGACGCCATGTATTTAGCTGGATTATCCGTCAACCCAAAATTAATGACGAAAAAAACGCTGCAGGATTGGGTCAGTCATGCCAACTGGTATATGCTTGCTGAATATACGGTGGCCTGGGTTGCGGCAGAAAGTCCGTTTGCACTCGAACTGGCTCGAGATTGGATGAAATCGGATATCGAAATGACGGCAGTAGCTGGGTGGAGTACATATGCAAACTACTTATCGATTACACCTGATGAAAAATTAGATCTTGAAGAAATTCGCACTCTTTTGCATCAGGTGGAAACGACGATTCATGGAGAAAAAAACCGGGTCCGCTATGTAATGAACGGCTTTGTCATTAGTGTTGGCGGCTATGTTACGGCCTTGCATCAGGAAGCAACCAGGGTAGGAGAAAAGATCGGCAAGGTGCATGTAGACGTTGGAAAAACCGCTTGTAAGGTGCCTTTAGCCACGGAATATATTAAAAAGATGGAGCTTCGGGATAAGATTGGGGTAAAGAAGAAAACATGTATCTGTTGA
- a CDS encoding AI-2E family transporter: MPMINKLMQSSGFKRIAIFVFIAIILYSMRSMINLILLTFIFTFLMDRLVQFIEKKVPLNRRLIVVVSYACIVGLFSYGLVMYLPMIAGEITALIKQLTAFYTTNHENIVLNYLMSRIEENQISNYLEQGFTFLIKYFTDISKITLQVLLALLLSLFCLLEKPRLIAFTKKFRTSKISSIYVEIEFFAHKFVGTFGKVIEAQLIIALVNCVLTTIFLWILDFPQLGGLSIMIFVLGLIPVAGVIISLIPLVIIAYSIGGMIKVLYVGIAIAIIHGIEAYILNPNLMSSKTNLPVFYTFIVLIFSEHFFGVWGLIIGIPVFVFLLDVLEVTETKKVK; encoded by the coding sequence TTGCCTATGATAAATAAACTTATGCAAAGCAGCGGATTTAAAAGAATAGCCATTTTTGTGTTCATTGCGATCATTTTATATTCGATGCGATCGATGATTAATTTGATTTTACTCACGTTTATTTTTACGTTTTTAATGGATCGCTTGGTCCAATTTATTGAAAAAAAGGTTCCGCTTAATCGCAGATTGATTGTGGTGGTATCCTACGCCTGTATAGTCGGTTTGTTCTCATATGGGTTAGTGATGTACTTGCCGATGATTGCTGGTGAAATTACTGCGTTGATTAAGCAGTTAACGGCTTTTTACACCACGAATCATGAAAATATTGTGTTGAATTATCTGATGAGCCGCATTGAGGAAAATCAAATTTCTAATTACCTTGAGCAAGGCTTTACCTTTTTAATTAAATATTTTACTGATATAAGTAAAATCACGTTACAAGTGTTATTGGCGCTGCTGTTGAGCCTATTTTGTTTATTAGAGAAACCACGCTTAATTGCATTTACGAAGAAATTTAGAACGAGTAAAATCTCATCTATTTACGTAGAAATTGAGTTCTTTGCTCATAAATTCGTTGGAACGTTTGGTAAAGTAATTGAAGCACAATTAATCATTGCCTTAGTGAATTGTGTTCTTACTACGATTTTCTTGTGGATCTTGGATTTCCCGCAGCTTGGCGGTTTATCGATAATGATTTTTGTTTTGGGCTTAATTCCGGTTGCTGGTGTGATCATTTCGTTAATTCCGCTTGTGATTATCGCCTATAGTATTGGCGGCATGATTAAGGTTCTCTATGTCGGAATTGCGATTGCGATTATTCATGGTATTGAAGCCTATATTTTAAATCCAAATTTAATGAGTTCAAAAACAAATCTTCCTGTTTTTTATACATTTATAGTCTTGATCTTCTCGGAGCATTTCTTTGGGGTGTGGGGGTTGATTATTGGAATTCCCGTATTTGTTTTCCTTTTGGATGTTCTAGAAGTAACGGAGACTAAAAAGGTTAAGTAA
- a CDS encoding polysaccharide deacetylase family protein encodes MRKQKSGWSRGTVIVIIAIGFLFTGVFLSNYFFAKATGQSSNHSKSEHIKRAAAKGPTTGSIAMNTKDSRLEKEQMQKQQDQAESWRNKQEQVPDTIPPETSKEPPATQETGTPQTPENETTGDQQEQNNTLPQGNNKTIYLTFDDGPAPFSAEIIALLEKYQYKATFFMIDGNIRRYPDAVKLMVQNGETVGLHSVSHNQKAFYASVDSIISELTQNRNTLKEISGIDSYIMRTPYGSVPQMTVEYRQAVKDHGYFMWDWNIDSKDWYYKDGRYVTSVIEQLTKLAEHNGPIVILLHERPETLAHLPALLDYLRAQGFTGKAIDNSMTPVQFNAR; translated from the coding sequence ATGAGGAAACAAAAGAGCGGATGGTCAAGAGGGACAGTCATTGTCATTATTGCTATTGGGTTCTTATTTACAGGGGTATTTTTGAGCAATTATTTTTTTGCGAAGGCAACAGGCCAATCTAGCAATCACTCAAAAAGTGAACATATAAAGCGTGCCGCAGCAAAAGGGCCAACAACAGGTTCAATTGCCATGAACACAAAGGACTCAAGATTGGAAAAAGAACAGATGCAAAAACAGCAGGATCAAGCAGAAAGTTGGAGAAATAAGCAAGAACAAGTGCCTGATACGATTCCACCTGAAACAAGCAAAGAACCACCCGCGACACAAGAAACAGGAACTCCCCAGACACCCGAAAATGAAACAACTGGGGACCAGCAGGAGCAAAATAATACGCTGCCACAGGGGAACAACAAGACGATTTATTTAACCTTTGATGATGGTCCGGCACCATTTTCCGCTGAAATCATCGCACTTCTAGAGAAATATCAATACAAAGCGACATTTTTTATGATAGATGGGAATATTCGCAGATATCCTGATGCAGTCAAATTGATGGTACAGAACGGGGAAACAGTGGGTCTCCATAGTGTTTCTCATAACCAGAAAGCTTTTTATGCATCAGTGGATTCGATCATATCGGAATTAACCCAAAATCGGAACACCTTAAAAGAAATTTCCGGGATTGATTCTTATATTATGAGAACGCCATATGGCAGTGTTCCACAAATGACAGTCGAGTACCGGCAAGCTGTTAAGGACCATGGATACTTCATGTGGGATTGGAATATTGACAGTAAGGATTGGTATTATAAGGATGGACGATATGTCACGAGTGTCATTGAGCAATTAACTAAATTGGCAGAACATAATGGTCCAATTGTTATTCTTTTACATGAACGACCGGAAACACTTGCACATCTGCCAGCGCTGTTAGATTATTTACGTGCACAGGGCTTTACAGGTAAAGCAATTGACAATTCGATGACACCTGTCCAATTTAATGCAAGATAG
- a CDS encoding DUF2085 domain-containing protein has product MIQEVLHFFGRAICHQLEERSLLASGETLSVCARDTGIYIGVISTLAYLHLFKRRKKMTIPTIKTSLFLLLFMVPMAVDGFGSYAHLFRSTNLRRLVSGTSFGFVLPYFVYPLLSAAALQNKSEPVVTCRKDVLLPMLLGSILSVLVYWGLLPYFVIDSLIIFTIIMWFCLLSSFIFSWIQTSSIGLKWALSIISGIVFLSLFSLLHGYAFSYL; this is encoded by the coding sequence TTGATACAAGAAGTGCTGCACTTCTTCGGAAGAGCCATCTGCCACCAATTAGAAGAACGATCACTTCTTGCTTCTGGTGAAACATTGTCCGTTTGTGCCCGTGATACCGGTATTTATATCGGTGTCATTTCAACACTGGCATATTTACATCTGTTTAAGCGAAGGAAGAAAATGACGATTCCTACTATAAAAACGAGCTTGTTTCTTCTATTATTTATGGTGCCAATGGCAGTCGACGGCTTTGGGTCTTACGCCCATTTATTTAGGAGTACTAATCTGAGAAGGTTGGTGTCAGGCACCAGCTTTGGATTTGTTTTACCTTATTTTGTTTATCCGCTGTTGTCCGCTGCTGCCTTGCAAAACAAAAGCGAGCCGGTTGTAACGTGCAGGAAAGATGTACTTTTGCCAATGCTTCTAGGCAGTATCCTAAGTGTTTTAGTTTATTGGGGGCTGCTCCCCTATTTCGTTATTGATAGCTTGATCATCTTTACCATTATCATGTGGTTCTGCTTATTATCGTCATTTATTTTTTCATGGATTCAAACTAGCAGCATTGGTCTAAAGTGGGCTCTTTCCATTATTAGTGGGATCGTGTTTCTTTCTTTATTTTCCCTCTTACACGGTTATGCCTTTTCTTACTTGTAA
- a CDS encoding NUDIX hydrolase: MGYITELRKYIGSRPIISVGATILVINEKKEILFQHRSDTLDWGLPGGSMELSETLEEAASRELKEETGLVANQFELIGVFSGPRFYFQYPNGDETYSVINLFRAKNVCGTLEMNDGESLRLKYFSKDNLPDNIEKRANELIENLGHKLWNLDSSFVAYV, translated from the coding sequence GTGGGGTACATCACTGAATTACGAAAATATATCGGTAGTAGACCAATTATAAGTGTTGGAGCAACGATACTTGTTATAAATGAGAAAAAGGAAATTCTTTTTCAACATCGCTCAGATACATTAGATTGGGGCTTACCTGGCGGTTCAATGGAACTAAGTGAAACTTTAGAAGAAGCTGCTTCTCGTGAATTGAAAGAAGAAACGGGACTTGTAGCGAATCAGTTTGAGTTAATAGGTGTTTTTTCTGGTCCACGTTTTTATTTTCAGTATCCAAATGGTGATGAAACATATAGTGTAATTAACCTATTTCGTGCAAAAAATGTATGTGGAACATTAGAAATGAATGATGGGGAGAGTCTTAGGCTTAAGTATTTCAGTAAAGATAATCTTCCGGATAACATTGAAAAAAGAGCAAATGAATTAATAGAAAATTTGGGACATAAATTGTGGAATTTAGATAGCTCTTTCGTAGCATATGTTTAA
- the argR gene encoding arginine repressor, producing MNKEMRLQTISRLISEHEIKTQEELGQWLFDSGLQVTQATISRDIRELKLIKVPSKDGSQKYSFKIDQDHLISEKLRHKLRDALVSMEIIQYFVIIKTLPGHAHAFGALLDSMEIDGKAGTICGNDTCLIICRSPKEAVDIKQKIDLYQE from the coding sequence ATGAATAAAGAGATGAGATTGCAAACGATTTCAAGACTTATCTCTGAACATGAGATAAAGACACAGGAAGAACTCGGGCAATGGCTTTTTGACAGTGGCTTACAGGTGACACAAGCAACAATCTCTAGAGACATCCGCGAGTTGAAGTTGATTAAGGTCCCTTCCAAAGATGGGAGTCAGAAGTATAGTTTTAAAATAGATCAGGATCATTTAATTTCTGAAAAGCTGCGCCATAAATTGCGGGATGCCCTTGTTAGTATGGAGATCATTCAATATTTCGTTATCATTAAAACGCTGCCTGGACATGCCCATGCGTTTGGAGCATTGCTGGATTCGATGGAGATTGATGGGAAAGCGGGAACGATTTGCGGGAATGACACGTGTTTAATTATTTGCCGTTCCCCTAAAGAGGCAGTTGACATTAAACAAAAGATCGATTTATATCAAGAATAA
- a CDS encoding Crp/Fnr family transcriptional regulator, whose product MLNSAVINMDVLADLQQFDTFSNLSAKTLKKYLPYFYFRSYKKNQCLFMQGDPRDKIFFLLDGYVMFERASEEGSMLYLDVIKKNQMFPTGGIFKDKVYQDTAIAVTDVHLYFIQTHIVEELLKSNPKQLLYIISKLSDILNLHQKRVQRILIPHAQERVLHSIQFLMEDLGVKDGCEIVIPCPLTAADISKISGTTRETVSLLINQLKREKILSVTSKKLRIHQPDYFNEL is encoded by the coding sequence ATGCTCAACTCAGCTGTGATCAATATGGATGTACTTGCGGATTTACAACAATTCGATACTTTTTCCAACCTTTCAGCTAAAACATTGAAAAAATACCTGCCTTATTTTTATTTTCGCAGCTACAAGAAAAACCAATGTCTGTTTATGCAGGGTGACCCGCGCGACAAAATCTTTTTTCTGCTCGATGGGTATGTGATGTTTGAACGTGCCAGTGAAGAGGGCAGTATGCTTTATTTAGACGTTATTAAAAAAAATCAAATGTTTCCCACTGGCGGGATTTTTAAGGATAAGGTCTACCAAGATACCGCCATCGCCGTGACCGATGTTCATTTGTACTTCATTCAAACCCATATAGTAGAGGAACTGCTTAAGTCGAATCCCAAGCAATTACTCTATATTATTTCGAAACTCTCAGATATTCTCAACCTACATCAAAAACGTGTACAGCGAATCCTCATCCCGCATGCCCAGGAACGGGTTTTGCATTCGATTCAATTTTTAATGGAAGATCTAGGCGTGAAGGATGGCTGTGAGATTGTGATTCCTTGTCCCCTTACAGCAGCTGATATTTCCAAGATATCTGGAACAACCAGGGAAACCGTTAGTTTGCTGATTAATCAGTTGAAAAGAGAAAAGATCCTCTCGGTAACTTCCAAAAAACTGAGAATCCATCAACCGGATTATTTTAATGAACTATAA
- the arcA gene encoding arginine deiminase yields the protein MTTPQDIQNQLKHPIHVTSEIGSLRTVLLKRPGKEVENLTPEYLQRLLFDDIPYLPIIQREHDYFAETLKNRGIEVLYLEKLVVETLSNVEIKKQFVDDILRESKANVNGAASVLKEYLLSFSTADMVDKVMSGILKREIEPEKKSHLYELMEDHYPFYLDPMPNLYFTRDPAASIGNGLSINRMREPARRRESLFMQYIINHHPRFARHNVPVWLDRDFGFSIEGGDELVLNDEVVAIGVSARTSARAIEKLALNLFKRQDTIKKVVAVEIPKCRAFMHLDTVFTMVDYDKFTIHPEIQGPQGNMNVYILEKGADDAHVTITHRTNLQETLKEVLGLNELILIPCGGGDEIAASREQWNDGSNTLAIAPGVVVTYDRNYISNDLLRQHGIEVLEISSSELSRGRGGPRCMSMPIVREDLHK from the coding sequence ATGACTACTCCCCAGGATATACAAAATCAATTAAAGCACCCGATCCATGTTACCTCAGAAATCGGTAGTTTAAGAACCGTTTTACTCAAGAGGCCTGGTAAAGAGGTAGAGAATCTAACACCTGAATACCTGCAACGACTTTTATTCGATGATATTCCTTATTTACCGATTATCCAGAGAGAGCATGATTATTTTGCCGAGACATTAAAAAACCGAGGCATAGAAGTCCTATACCTCGAAAAGTTGGTTGTCGAAACCTTAAGTAATGTAGAGATAAAAAAACAATTTGTTGATGATATATTACGAGAAAGCAAGGCTAATGTCAACGGTGCAGCCAGTGTATTAAAGGAATATCTTCTATCTTTTTCGACGGCAGACATGGTTGACAAAGTGATGAGCGGGATTCTTAAGAGAGAGATAGAACCCGAGAAAAAATCGCACCTTTATGAATTGATGGAGGATCACTATCCATTTTATCTTGACCCGATGCCAAACCTTTATTTCACCCGTGACCCTGCAGCAAGTATCGGAAACGGCTTATCGATTAACCGAATGAGGGAACCGGCACGAAGGCGTGAATCATTATTCATGCAATACATTATAAACCATCATCCACGATTTGCTAGACACAATGTTCCTGTTTGGTTAGACCGTGACTTTGGCTTCTCGATTGAAGGCGGTGATGAACTCGTACTAAATGATGAAGTAGTGGCCATTGGCGTTTCTGCCCGTACATCTGCACGAGCGATTGAAAAATTAGCGCTAAATTTATTTAAGAGACAGGACACTATTAAAAAAGTAGTTGCTGTAGAAATTCCTAAATGTCGCGCCTTTATGCATCTTGATACAGTGTTTACGATGGTAGATTACGATAAATTCACCATCCACCCTGAAATACAAGGACCACAAGGCAATATGAATGTATATATTCTGGAAAAAGGTGCAGATGATGCGCACGTTACGATCACACATCGTACAAATCTTCAAGAAACCTTAAAAGAGGTTTTAGGATTAAATGAATTGATTTTAATCCCATGCGGCGGTGGTGATGAAATCGCAGCTTCTCGTGAGCAATGGAATGATGGCTCCAATACTTTAGCGATTGCACCAGGCGTCGTTGTCACCTATGACCGGAACTACATCTCCAATGATTTATTACGTCAGCACGGTATAGAGGTCCTTGAAATCTCAAGCTCGGAATTATCCCGTGGCCGTGGGGGCCCACGCTGCATGAGCATGCCGATTGTCAGAGAGGATTTACACAAATAA